The following are encoded together in the Streptomyces flavofungini genome:
- a CDS encoding glycoside hydrolase family 64 protein produces the protein MISRRVFLTSSAAAAGALTYPAWGSALSPRADAAPATCELALQNKSLPGQVRAYVTGHEPGTDRWLLLKPDGGVYRPESPSGPQTPLPVDCAIPLGAAGSAPKVLTLPQMYGARVYFVRDDKLDFFLNPGPSLVEPAFATKEDPNYGRTWSFCEFTFNSTQLYANISYVDLVTALPIGLTLAGDATHTVAPLPDGAVDKIAADLVAQAGKDGQPWDKLVIRGDGGVLRVISPQNLMAPYFDRPDQMPFRDLFKGYVDQVWDKYRSTDLRIDLQGGRGVRVGRVSGDTLTFEGGHTFAKPSSKDIFTCNHGPFTNNPNDSDDKKGLLARLAAGFNRSIMLTHPSQPNGTTSGDYYRGDVTNHWARVVHANSPIGYAFPYDDVRPDGQPDVSGAAHDGNPRRFTVSVGS, from the coding sequence GTGATCTCGCGCAGAGTGTTCCTGACGTCGTCCGCGGCCGCCGCGGGCGCCCTCACCTACCCCGCCTGGGGCAGCGCGCTCAGCCCGCGCGCCGACGCCGCGCCCGCGACCTGCGAACTCGCCTTGCAGAACAAGTCCCTGCCGGGCCAGGTCCGCGCGTACGTCACCGGGCACGAACCGGGCACCGACCGCTGGCTGCTGCTGAAGCCGGACGGCGGGGTCTACCGCCCCGAGTCGCCGTCGGGGCCGCAGACACCGCTGCCGGTGGACTGCGCCATCCCCCTCGGCGCGGCCGGCTCGGCCCCCAAGGTCCTGACGCTGCCCCAGATGTACGGCGCCCGCGTCTACTTCGTCCGCGACGACAAGCTGGACTTCTTCCTCAACCCGGGCCCGAGCCTCGTCGAGCCCGCCTTCGCCACCAAGGAGGACCCGAACTACGGCCGCACGTGGTCCTTCTGCGAGTTCACCTTCAACAGCACCCAGCTGTACGCGAACATCAGCTACGTCGACCTGGTGACCGCGCTGCCCATCGGCCTGACCCTGGCGGGCGACGCCACCCACACCGTCGCGCCGCTGCCCGACGGCGCGGTGGACAAGATCGCCGCCGATCTGGTGGCGCAGGCGGGCAAGGACGGGCAGCCCTGGGACAAGCTGGTGATCCGCGGTGACGGCGGCGTGCTGCGGGTCATCTCGCCGCAGAACCTCATGGCCCCGTATTTCGACCGCCCCGACCAGATGCCCTTCCGCGACCTCTTCAAGGGCTACGTCGACCAGGTCTGGGACAAGTACCGCTCCACCGACCTGCGGATCGACCTCCAGGGCGGCCGGGGCGTGCGCGTCGGCCGGGTCAGCGGGGACACCCTCACCTTCGAGGGCGGCCACACCTTCGCGAAGCCCTCGTCGAAGGACATCTTCACCTGCAACCACGGCCCGTTCACCAACAACCCGAACGACTCCGACGACAAGAAGGGCCTCCTCGCCCGCCTCGCCGCCGGCTTCAACCGCAGCATCATGCTGACGCATCCCTCGCAGCCCAATGGCACGACCTCGGGCGACTACTACCGCGGCGACGTGACCAACCACTGGGCCCGCGTGGTGCACGCCAACTCGCCCATCGGGTACGCCTTCCCGTACGACGACGTCCGCCCGGACGGCCAGCCGGACGTGTCGGGCGCGGCGCACGACGGGAACCCGCGGCGGTTCACGGTGTCGGTCGGCTCGTAG
- a CDS encoding WhiB family transcriptional regulator, translating into MHSDTALTEPELAWQEQALCAQTGPDFFFPEPGSSVREAKRICLLCDMRETCLTYALDNDERFGVWGGLSEKERQSLRREQA; encoded by the coding sequence ATGCACTCTGACACCGCTTTGACCGAGCCCGAACTCGCCTGGCAGGAGCAGGCGCTCTGCGCGCAGACCGGGCCCGACTTCTTCTTCCCCGAGCCGGGCAGCTCGGTGCGCGAGGCCAAACGCATCTGCCTCCTGTGCGACATGCGCGAGACCTGCCTGACGTACGCCCTCGACAACGACGAGCGGTTCGGCGTCTGGGGCGGGCTCTCCGAGAAGGAACGGCAGAGCCTGCGCCGCGAGCAGGCCTGA
- a CDS encoding VOC family protein: MLSDLTLTGAPIWVDLGTTDIDGAAAFYRAVFGWDFEKGGEDVGGYGTFKIGGRTTAGGMTVTPETGTPSWSLYFCTPDADATAKQVEQAGGRTLWEPTDVLDLGRMAGFADSGGVAFSVWQPRRNKGLELVNEPGGLIWTELYTPDIEAGAAFYATVFGWKTITQPFEGGSYTMVYPADGTPDDMFGGLWPLDQDPVEQEAGVYWMPYFQVADIDAVVEKARTSGGTVRAERMDLAGVGAFAKLADPYGARFALMQPQPPQG, encoded by the coding sequence ATGCTCAGTGATCTCACGCTCACCGGTGCCCCGATCTGGGTCGATCTGGGCACCACCGACATCGACGGCGCGGCAGCCTTCTACCGCGCGGTGTTCGGCTGGGACTTCGAGAAGGGCGGCGAGGACGTCGGCGGGTACGGCACGTTCAAGATCGGCGGCAGGACGACCGCGGGCGGCATGACGGTCACGCCCGAGACCGGCACCCCCTCCTGGTCGCTGTACTTCTGCACGCCCGACGCGGACGCCACCGCCAAGCAGGTCGAGCAGGCCGGCGGCCGCACCCTCTGGGAGCCGACCGACGTCCTCGACCTCGGCCGCATGGCGGGCTTCGCCGACTCGGGCGGCGTCGCCTTCTCCGTCTGGCAGCCGCGGCGGAACAAGGGCCTGGAGCTGGTGAACGAGCCCGGCGGGCTGATCTGGACCGAGCTGTACACCCCGGACATCGAGGCGGGAGCCGCGTTCTACGCCACCGTCTTCGGCTGGAAGACCATCACCCAGCCCTTCGAGGGCGGGTCGTACACCATGGTGTACCCCGCCGACGGCACCCCGGACGACATGTTCGGCGGCCTGTGGCCGCTGGACCAGGACCCGGTCGAGCAGGAGGCCGGGGTCTACTGGATGCCGTACTTCCAGGTCGCCGACATCGACGCGGTCGTGGAGAAGGCGCGGACGAGCGGGGGCACGGTCCGGGCCGAGCGGATGGACCTCGCGGGGGTGGGCGCCTTCGCGAAGCTCGCCGATCCCTACGGCGCGCGGTTCGCGCTCATGCAGCCACAGCCGCCGCAGGGCTGA